From the Lolium rigidum isolate FL_2022 chromosome 2, APGP_CSIRO_Lrig_0.1, whole genome shotgun sequence genome, one window contains:
- the LOC124693237 gene encoding protein phosphatase inhibitor 2-like encodes MKASESRKARGRVKWDEENLNDIESTKPEREKITEPKTPYHPIIDEDEEICIEESVDKSSRADAITSALMEAVSSGKFSARDNWESCGNEEEAVNQDKDFEEHRKAHYDEYRKVKEHLQKGTLSGETDEDVNSKMPINKPSTC; translated from the exons ATGAAAGCTAGCGAATCCAGAAAGGCGAG AGGCCGTGTGAAATGGGATGAAGAGAACCTGAATGATATTGAGTCAACCAAACCTGAAAGAGAGAAAATCACCGAGCCTAAGACACCGTACCACCCCATCATTGACGAAGATGAAG AAATATGTATTGAAGAGTCGGTGGATAAATCATCTCGGGCTGACGCCATAACAAGTGCCTTGATGGAAGCTGTTTCTAGTGGAAAATTTTCAGCAAGAGATAATTGGGAGTCATGTGGTAATGAAGAAGAAGCTGTAAATCAAGACAAAG attttgaagaacaccggAAGGCTCACTATGATGaatatcgcaaggtgaaggaacatCTTCAGAAGGGAACCCTGTCTGGTGAGACTGATGAAGATGTGAACTCCAAAATGCCAATCAACAAACCATCGACATGTTGA
- the LOC124690742 gene encoding transcription termination factor MTERF5, chloroplastic — protein sequence MTSVHAAPRLSLRLAPCESRGRLLPPWRLVLSPSSCRLYTLISRQLPICNAQSYADDLLVASAQSTTTARSRLIAAEREEAKAVLSLFLRQKGLRSAVAARIANKSDGFVEHLISKLQIAYRSRYAEGRELSTPEIRDALLPYLEALSKEHGDSLVEVVENFPDPFAAERESLSYSMILTPTSSNKQKAVARVSTPTSEGALPELVLYLLDLGMDHEEIKNVVRKFPAFAYYNVDRKIKPLVELLLELGVQRSSIPGIIRKRPQLCGISLTDNLKPMMSYMENIGVNQAQWSKVICRFPAFLTYSRAKVEITVSYLTELGVSKENIGKILTRCPHLMSYSVNDNLRPTAEYFRSIGADAASLIQKCPQAFGLNVESKLKPITQFFLDREFSIEEIGIMVNRFGIIHTLSLQENLLPKYEYFLTLGYPRNELVKFPQYFGYSLELRIKPRYARMTGCGVRLILNQMLSISDTRFEEILQKKSGGF from the exons atgacgagcgtGCATGCAGCCCCGCGCCTCAGCCTCCGCTTGGCCCCGTGCGAGTCCCGTGGCAGGCTGCTTCCGCCGTGGAGGCTCGTCCTCTCCCCTTCCTCCTGCAG GCTTTACACTCTCATCTCCAGACAACTTCCCATTTGCAATGCACAATCAT ATGCTGATGATTTACTGGTAGCTAGTGCGCAAAGCACCACGACTGCTCGCTCAAGGTTGATTGCTGCAGAAAGGGAGGAAGCGAAAGCTGTGCTATCTCTGTTCTTAAGGCAGAAAGGTTTGAGAAGTGCGGTAGCTGCACGGATCGCCAACAAATCAGATGGATTTGTTGAGCACCTCATCTCAAAGCTCCAGATTGCTTACAGATCTCGATACGCTGAAG GAAGGGAGCTGAGTACACCTGAGATCAGAGATGCTCTCCTTCCATATCTAGAAGCTCTTTCGAAAGAGCATGGAGATAGCTTGGTCGAGGTGGTGGAGAACTTCCCTGATCCTTTTGCCGCAGAAAGGGAATCCTTGTCTTACTCAATGATACTTACACCAACGAGCTCAAATAAGCAGAAGGCGGTTGCTCGAGTAAGCACACCAACCTCAGAGGGAGCCCTCCCTGAGCTAGTGCTCTACTTATTGGACTTGGGCATGGATCACGAAGAAATAAAGAATGTCGTGCGCAAGTTCCCAGCATTCGCATATTACAATGTGGATCGCAAGATAAAGCCCCTGGTGGAGCTACTGCTTGAACTTGGTGTGCAGAGGTCAAGCATACCCGGAATCATCAGGAAGAGGCCTCAGCTATGTGGAATCAGTTTGACAGATAATCTGAAACCTATGATGTCCTATATGGAGAATATTGGTGTCAACCAGGCTCAGTGGAGCAAGGTGATTTGCCGGTTCCCTGCATTTCTCACATATAGCAGGGCGAAGGTGGAGATAACCGTGAGCTACCTTACAGAACTAGGAGTTTCTAAGGAGAACATTGGCAAGATCCTGACACGATGTCCTCATCTCATGAGCTATAGTGTCAACGACAACCTCAGACCAACTGCTGAATACTTCCGGTCGATCGGGGCAGATGCTGCATCTCTTATTCAGAAATGCCCCCAGGCTTTTGGTCTGAACGTAGAGTCGAAGCTGAAACCAATCACACAGTTTTTCCTGGACAGGGAGTTCAGCATCGAAGAAATTGGCATTATGGTAAATAGATTTGGGATTATCCACACACTCAGCTTGCAAGAGAATTTGCTTCCCAAATACGAGTATTTCCTGACATTGGGGTACCCAAGGAATGAGCTTGTGAAATTCCCGCAGTACTTTGGGTACAGCTTAGAGCTGCGGATAAAACCTCGGTATGCTCGGATGACTGGTTGCGGGGTGAGGTTGATTCTGAAccagatgttgtcaatctcagatACCAGGTTTGAGGAAATTCTACAAAAGAAGTCAGGCGGATTTTGA